Genomic segment of Geotrypetes seraphini chromosome 4, aGeoSer1.1, whole genome shotgun sequence:
ggatcgtctgtgcatcgcatggtctcccgaggcccccaagtggatagggctggaagcggtggatcgtaactgggtttgcgatgcgggttcttgcgatgctacccaagtctggtaaggagtacggaagaactcttcctgactatgcccagggcttcgagtatcgatcggaggtctggtcccatgttggcgcggaggcgtaatgggttctaatggcggcatatcggtaagcgaggcttgccgcgtgtgcatcgccgccctcccccgttcgttctcgtcggttgtcgaggtcgaacggtgtgggggagggggagggggcaggccgcccctttggatcggtaccgggaggtcaccctgtatggcagtgatgagcccgggtccgatggtctgcatgagctcaacgaattgagcttccagcacggaccgtagcgaagccgataaggagggatccgcaccgaaagggggtcctcctgcacggacatcgcgcttcttcgaggccgagtgcttctgcttagtagctttcggcactttgatgaccattggtggcactgtggaaggaagaggtacctgaaccgaggagaccggggcaggcaccgacgtcgagctcgtggatggtgtcggggcgagcgatgccggtttcaccacgctcgatgcaggaggggtcgatgccggttttgcccgaaccggggaggtatcggatgaagtggaggctgagggatccttagctgcgtccatcttgaacatcgattcccacaataggcaacgccgcttgaatgagcgtgccgtaagggtagagcaaggcctgcacgatttcggaatgtggtcagggcccaaacactgcaaacagcgccagtgagagtccgtgagtgaaatcgcgcgttggcacttgctgcactttttaaaaccggtgattggccgggacataggccggaaaatctccgccgcgaggtcgaagccagtgggcctgagccacgtggccggcccgttcgacccgccggaggaaataatcttctttttttttttttttttttacgaaaagaaaagaactgttaactgtaattaaaagaaagcgaaaacgcggacaaggaaggcaaatttaactgaattcagctagcgcatgatgaagttgaacttctcagctccgcggaaaagaaagaactgaggagacacgcccggatctccgggtaggaaggcaccggcgcatgcgcggtgcgggcatctagaaactttaagtttctacaagcaacacgtgcttgtgagacgtccgtaccggggctctgtctgatgacatcacccactagtgagaatacctgcctgcttgtcctgggataatcaatgCTACTGATCatgggcaagcagaggcttctcccatgtcttaataacagactatggacttttcctccaggaatttgtccaaacctttcttaaaactagctacgctatctgcttttaccataacctctggcaacgcgttccagatcttcgtgttccagatcttaactattctctgagtgaaaaaatatttactccttttggttttaaaagtatttccctgcagtttcatcgagagtcccctagtttttgtaatcgttgacggagtgaaaaattgatccacttgtacccgttctactcctctcaggattttgtagacttcaatcatacctcccctcagcattctcttttccaagctgaagagccctaaccttttttagtctttcctcatactaggCACAGTGCACCTAGGAAACATTACACCTAGACTGTGGCTAGGATATATAGTCATAGTCTAGTGCAAACAAGATCAGCTCCTCAAATTTGCTCCGATCGGGTTGCTTTTTGCTCAGTTAACCACGCAGCAGAACTAAGAGGATAGCAGTTTCCCTGCTTTTGCTCAGTACCAGTTCTGTGGGTGCTAGAGTACTTCGAGTATACAAAGACTCATGCAGTACCTGGCAACAAAGAAAGCACTGCAACCCCCTTTAATTTCAACCCCCTGGAAATTCTCAGgatcaattattttatttttaaaaggggaactagaTAAAACTAGGATCATGTGGATTACTACTGCACTACCTTAAAAAAAAAGCGGCCATGGCATGGGTTATGCATGGAACCTCATTTTAACTCCCACAAACCTCACGGATCCCTCTCACTCCTGAGGAGAGCAGATCTTTAAGGGCTTGCAGTTAAGATCTGCACGTTCCATAGGGTCCGTGTTTTACCCAGTCCCCTTGCAGGGGAAGGAAGCTGCTGACTGAAACTAGGACAAGTGTTATGAGACAGAACCCTTTGTGCTTATGCAATGTGTCCCCTGCTATGAGGCAGTTGCCCCTTTTACCTATATCATTAGATCTGTTCTCTAAAGTAATTTGCATGTCAGATACAGGACACACAGCAGCCACAGCAGTGTAAATAGTATAAACAGCGCATGTCAGACAGAAGGCAGACAGGGGTTTAGCTTTGTGATCAGAGAGCAGCCAGACAGCTCCACAATCCGCAGCTAGAAGATATAATACGAGCTCTGAGAGACAGGCTGCAGGTAATCCTTAGTAACACGGGAATCACTGCTGTGCCCCAGCTGAGCTATGAGCATCCTTTGGCAGGAGACTGAGCCACAAGTGCCGGGTTTATTGTTGCAGCATTGATTAGAAGGTGAAGTGGAGGCAATAGCAGATTCCTGGGAAGCAGCTGGATTCTTTCGACAGAGGATGGTCTCTCcaattgcctctgctggatccTGGGAGAGGTTTCCGAAGCACACTGTGTTTTCCTGAGAGGACCAGTAGAAGAGGTTTCCCAGCCTGAGCCAGGATACAATCCTAAGCATCCCCACGCTGGCAGTGGGTGTCAGTGGAGTTTGTACTGAAGAGCCTGCTTTCAGTCATAATGAAGGAGGAGTGCAAAGTGCTGTTGGACACCCTCAACAAAGTGACTGCCTGCTACCGGCACCTGGTGCTTACCATTGGAGGCACCTCAGATTCCAAAAGcctgcgagaggagctgaagaagACCAGTCAGAAAGCGCAGGATCTGGCTGTGGCCAACAGGAACAAGCTTACTGCCATTTTAAAGGACAAAAATGTTAGCCATGAGGACAAAGCCGAGGTTGAGCGGCTCTGGGTACTCTTCTCCAGTTGTATGGAAATCCTGGAGGTAGATATGAGGAGGGCACTGGAGCTGAGTCATGAGTTCCCGCTGAATGTGCCCGCCAAGCATCTCCTGCAAACAGGCATGACAGGGGGAACCTCAGGTGTGGTTGCCCGGGCTATGAGTGTGCACAACCTGAAATATGAGGCAGACCACAACATAGATGTGATTGACCTCAAGGAGCTAGAAGATGAAATCAACCAAGTAGAGGAGATGATGTATGAGATGGAAATGAAGGTTAATGTCCCCCACTGGACCATAGAAGCCAAACAGGTCCCAGGAGCAGAATTGAAGTCTACTGTGAGTGTAGGGGCCTCCTCAGTGAGCATGATCTCTACAAATGACAATAAATCCTGTGATCTTAGCAAACTTGTAGCTGGGATCATTTTTACTGCTGTTTTAATTATTGCTATAATTTTAGCTGTCTGTGTTGTCAAACTCTCTTAGGATTACAGATgatttctccccctccctccatgctggcAATGTTGGCGAAATCTTAGATCATTTGATTTATTCATGTAATATGTTAAAGAGTGAAATTTCAATTTATTTTAAAGGCATTATTGACCATAGTACCTTTTCAAATGATATCAAATTGAAAAATGTTCATACCTTGCATTTCAAAGTTGGATTAGGTTTTTACTTATAGAGTATGTAATGGCTGCAATTTACAAAACAACtttaaaaaataacaaatatatatatttcttacaCACAGTCTAATGCTCATACTTATTTTTTATTGATGAGGAAGATGCAGAGATTATGAGACTGTTTTGACTAGAGTTTAGAGAAGAACTTGTTTGCTATTTGAATTTTAACTCATAGCCTAAATGATTCTTAATTTGATAGACTATAGAGCTTCATGTTTACAAAGCATCTGGGTTTAACCAGGTAATTCACCCAATTATTTAATATACCAGTATCAGGTTAAAATGTGCATTATATAGAATGAgtaatattaaaattaatatataTAATTGTAATTGAAGATTATATAGATTATGTATTTTGTCCAAATTCTATCTCTGTTGCACAGTCTATATTCTGCTAAATCCTTAATGCACTCTCTGTTGGCAGCATATAATTCCAATCACAAGAATAAAAAGCAGTCAAAActttagagagagaaaaaagtaaCATTTTCAAATTGGAAAAATAGTAAATCAGTACTTATTCATTTAGGTTTGTTTTAGGTGTGAAAGGTTTACTAGTCAAAATGTGTTTGATTTTTTAAGACCTGTCACTTGAGCAGGCGCAAATGTCCTCATTTAGGATGTTCTAATTTGTATGTGAATCCCTAAAGGTAAAATGAAAAGCCTATGACCAGCTGTGATTGCAATTTTGTGGGTGGAGAGAATTAGTTGcatagttttctaaaaaaattaaaaatacaataacGTAAAAATCTACATCATAAAATCATAAGTTATAGACATACAGTATTTAAAAATCAGATATAACCCTCTTAGGttagtgtttttgttttttttaattagtacAAGTTATCAGGAGCAGGGCCCATATGAATAAAATAGGTTCTGTGGCAGATAACATGCACCAATCTTTAATAAAAAAGACCCCCCACCTTGCTGTCTATGGTCCTTAAATGGAAAATGGGACAGAGTGGAGTGACCGAGAAACTGAACTTGACTTAGGTGAGAATTTTACAAATTAACCATTCATATTACTATTACTTCATTGTTTCTTCATAGTCCCAGGTCTAGCATTGATCTTCTTACTCATGTCATGGTATAGACCCTATTACTGTTAACCATTTTTAGCAATTATTCTGCCTCCTTATTAGGAAGCTGAATCTCAaccatctaaggcaggggtgtcaaagttcctcctcaagggtcgcaatccagtcgggttttcagaatttccccaatgaatatgcatgagatctatttgcatgcactactttcattgtatgctaatagatcacatgcatattcattggggaaatcctgaaaacctgactggattgtggccctcgaggaagtactttgacacccctgatctaaggcctGTATTGCTGCAACTTGAAAAGGGGCATTATAAACCCTATTAGAGTATGAATTCAGTCTCATCAGGAAATAAAGTCTAGAATGATCCATAGAGATATGAAAGGTCCTTCAgttcacaggaaaaaaaaaacagtctggAAAGGACACCTTGGCCTTCTGAACATGTATAGGACTCAAAATTGcgggagagccatttgaaaaaaatgtgcttttagatgtctcttaaaattttgaaatgattcttccttccttaactctactggtaaattgttccacaatattggaaccaagtagaaaaatgcaccatttctggttgaggcaaggtgagcctttgagatatggggaacagctactctattgtcatttaaagatctaAATGAGCGACTCGGTataacactagattagagagatataatggtggtaactcaaataatgccctatgtgccaacatcaggattttaaatttaatacTTATAAATTGTTTTTCATAGCGGTCTAACTTTTGTGAAACAAGTTTTCTTGTTAACAAATGCACCTGGCTTCCAGCTCTCTGCTAGAATGGCAGATAAATGCagtacacatagggctccttttacaaaggtacgctagggccttaacgcgcggaatagcgtgcgctaaattgccacatgtgctagccactaccgcctccttttgagcaggcgcgcgctaatccagtgcgtgcggtaaaacccgtagcgcaccatcgtaaaaggagcccatagttgaaCTCCTCTCTTTCCCAACCCTTCTGactttttattttactttcttaCCTATCTTGGTTCTCAATTTTTGTCTTTGGTGTAAAAGTCACCTCcaacatttattattattttgtcagGGCATTCTACAAAAAAAATTGCATGGAGGAACTGAGTCCTTGCCCCatgagcttacaatttaaaggGCCTATGCACTAACCATTTTTCCTATAGACACAAAAGGGCCTAGATTgtggttcatagtcatttgcgtgcaagacaccagcgcgccgacaatccagtgctgacaattcagcgcaagacagaagtgcgccgccgaaaaatttattttttaagagctcccactttaatgcatagtgttcgcgctgccgttggaaggtgtgggggtgcaaccccccacattatagagaaaacggaacagtttccgatttttttcaggaaaagttccgttttgtctataatgtggggggttgcaccccccattcccccccaacggcagcgcaaacactatgcattaaagtgtggggtttccccccacaccctccatcagagctcttaaaaaattaagtttttcAGCGgcacgcttctgtcttgcgctaaGTTGACTGTGCTGGAttgttggcgcgctggtgtctcgcgtgcgattatcccgtcaccctaGATTGTATATAAAacttaaaaatttttaattgtctTAAATGGCGCAATAATTGAAAACACCATAAAAAGACAATTAAAAACAATGTAAATGATTAATTTAAGTTCTGTGCAAAAATCAGCGCAGCGCCTATTGGTGTCTACACAAAGGTACCTACCCGAAAACTAGGCGTGGTTAGaggcagagtttgggtgtggaATGACTTAGGCGTTGGTAGCtgtgttaggcactggtaaattgccaggaaaatcctggcctaatataccagtgcctaagttgtagatgcctactggcacctaactcaatTTAGGTGTTGGCAATCATGATTCTATAGACAGCACCTAAATTTTACATGTGGTAGGCACTGTTTCCTTAGGCGCCTACTGATTTAGGCCCCGTTAATAGAATCAGGCACAAAATGCTACCGTATATACTCTTTAGCATATCTGAAGGTCACAATGCATGACAAACAGGATTTGAGTCCAGGCTTCCTGGTCCCCAGTCCATTAGTTTAGCCATTAAGCTGCCCCCTTAACCTTTCAAGTTTTATATTGCATTGATGAGAATTTTACAAGAATTATTTTCTCATGGAAAAGCTGGATATTCCATTATGActttactattacatattctcACTGTTTGTTGGGACAGATTAAGACACAAACTGTTCTTTCATATTATGGAGCAGTTTCCCCGATTGGTCCCACAGATTCCAAACAAACCATGGTACTAAAATGGTTACAAAATTAATCTATTCTATAAAACTTTGTTCTTTTTTGTGCATTTCCAGGTTTtctctgctattttttttttaatacaaaatgtatttttatgACATCACTTTTTactttaggactccttttacaaagccacagtagcgattctcaGCATGACAAGTGCAACAAAACCCATaggaaattgaatgggctttgtcaCATTTGCTGTGTGGGAATCActaccatgactttgtaaaaggggcttttAGTTTGCAAAATCATGCCAGGCAGCTCATTAATGACTTACAATGTGGAAGcaagcacacacacaaaaaaccctTCGTGGGCTtgttttcacaaaaaaaaatatttacagctTAAGAGctgttacttatttatttttatctgaaAATCTGCAAAACAAACTATCACTTCTTGCGATTTTTGCAAAATAATTAAAGGTCCTTCTGGCCTGGAGTCCTCCCAAATATACTTCCTCCAGGGAAGCTACAACACCCTGATGGCACAGCAGGCTTAACATCTCACCAATCTCCAGCTCTGATGTAGAGCTTAAACATTTCAAAACCTCCTCTCCAAAACCCAGTCCCTTCCCAAAGtaaagggcactggtctttgacctaaggaccaccgcatgagtggactgctgggcacgatggaccactggtctgacccagcagtggcaaagtTTATATTCCTTCGATCACCCCATGCTCTGAGTCATCCCAAGGGGTTTAGAGATGTAATGGAGTCAAGTGCAATTTTCATACCTGCCCTGGAGGTTGCCTATCTCAAAATTGCAGAAATATTTTGATACTAGAGCTATGGGTCACTGATAAGTTTTGAGAAGCGGGAAGAGATTTTAAAATGTAGTTTGGGATGGAACATCGGGGTTATTGAGCCACCAGGAAGTTGAGGTCCCATCAGAAAAGGTCCAAGTGGGACCTACAATTTGGGCCAGAGGGTTCTTACATTTTTTCATACTTTCACATGaaggagcattaaaaaaaataaaacaagtaaATTGCTACATGGAAAATTCCACATGAATTTTAGCCGAGTATGTAAATAAGACAAGAACTCATATGCTTTTCCTGGCTCATTTTCACAGAAATGTGTACATAAGGGTTGTAACAGTGCGAGCAGGGTGAGGTCTGAGCCAGTACACAAATAGCCAGATACATGCAGAGAAAGTAAAGGAAAAGTTTTTATTAACTCAATAAGGGAAATCCTGCAtcctgttacttcacagggcTAAATATACAATGAGCAGTCTTGGTCCAGAGTCCTGAAGTGGGCTGTTGGCTGACAGGACCCAAAACCTGGACCATGGTTTGCAAAAAGCAATGCCCCAAACAGTCTTCCTTCAGCCAGTCCTAAGCCTCAGGTTCCCAAGTATTCAGCAAGAAAAggtttggcttacctcagccaaacaGAATATCTAGTGGTTGTAGTTAAGGCGTATGCTGGGGCCACTTCTTTCTCCAGGCCTCTCTAACCTAGTTCTGGCCTTCTCTCTAATACTTCCTGATAGGTGCTTCCCTGACTACTTCCTTCTCATGTCACTTCCCCCTAAGGAGGAGCTACCTATGTTAAGGTGGTTCCAACattgtgagggagtatccagcagggggagtAGTAGTGCTCTGTAGACTCCCTCACAGGATTATTGTCCCTAATTCCTTCCCATCCCATAAATACACTCCACACACC
This window contains:
- the RGS9BP gene encoding regulator of G-protein signaling 9-binding protein; the encoded protein is MKEECKVLLDTLNKVTACYRHLVLTIGGTSDSKSLREELKKTSQKAQDLAVANRNKLTAILKDKNVSHEDKAEVERLWVLFSSCMEILEVDMRRALELSHEFPLNVPAKHLLQTGMTGGTSGVVARAMSVHNLKYEADHNIDVIDLKELEDEINQVEEMMYEMEMKVNVPHWTIEAKQVPGAELKSTVSVGASSVSMISTNDNKSCDLSKLVAGIIFTAVLIIAIILAVCVVKLS